The Cardiocondyla obscurior isolate alpha-2009 linkage group LG26, Cobs3.1, whole genome shotgun sequence genome includes the window TCAATCTCAAAATACAGAAGTTAAACCAGGCTCTTGTCCCGAGTGTCAAAGTATTGGTCCATTCACTGTAAGTCGAAGATTTGCTATGTccatttacttaaaaattattgtatttcttCATGTAATTGAATATATGTTTCAGATTAATATGGAGCAAACAATATATCGAAATTAccaaaaaataacgatacaaGAATCGCCGGGTAGAATACCCGCTGGCAGAATACCTCGCAGCAAAGATTGCATCTTACTATCTGATCTCTGCGATCGTTGTAAGCCAGGGGATGAGATAGACGTTACAGCTATTTATACTAATAATTACGACGGTTCATTAAATACTGAAcaggtaaaattttatttattaaaattattatgtgatatcgaaatatatttttgtcttgCAATACGTTTTGTGACAGTAGATTTTTTctagagataaaattttatcttcgtTTTTTTCTATGTTACAGGGCTTTCCGGTGTTTTCTACTGTTTTATTAGCTAATCACTTATTTGTCAAGgattcaaaagaaattgtggACTCGCTGACGGAAGAGGATATCTCGAGTATACTCGCTTTGAGTAAGGATCAGCGCATCGCGGATCGCATTGTTGCAAGTATTGCACCTTCGATTTATGGTCACGAAAATATTAAGAGAGCCTTAGCGCTGGCGATATTCGGTGGCGAGCCAAAAAACCCTGGtaattatttctacaaaaCTGCTTCAAATTTAGTTAATCTACCTACATATTATCTTGTCtattatttgcataatattACAATGTGCAGGTAACAAGCACAAAGTTCGCGGTGATATAAACGTTTTGTTGTGTGGAGATCCCGGCACTGCTAAGTCACAATTTTTAAAGTACGTGGAGAAAATAGCACCGAGAGTTATATTCACCACAGGTCAAGGCGCTTCGGCCGTCGGTTTAACCGCTTATGTTAGGAGATCGCCCATTAGCAGAGAGTGGACCTTAGAAGCTGGAGCTTTGGTTCTTGCCGATCATGGAATATGTCTTATCGATGAATTCGATAAAGTATGATaacttacaaaatttatatcattagTAATATATGTGTCAGtatcatatgtatataaacatgatatttttatattatcaataattattgttaGAAAGATAAGGAAGtgaaagagaataatttgCTATCTTggtctttatttttttttaatatttaaagattacttatacataattatatatacacgtttgtttaatttatgttataatgtaatttttattttatttttgcatttttagaTGAATGATCAGGACAGAACGTCTATTCACGAAGCTATGGAGCAGCAAAGTATTTCTATTTCGAAGGCCGGTATCGTTACATCTCTTCACGCCAGATGTGCCGTGATAGCCGCGTCTAATCCTATCGGTGGTCGATACGATCCTAGTATGACCTTTGCGGAAAATGTACGtacctttaaaattttttattttacatttatgtatCGTATTTCGTAACTAGAATTATAAGAAGTAAAaagtgtataattttaaaaatataataattatagtattataaaattatgtattaaatatttaatattgtgtatttaaaatacttaattgAATAGGTGGATTTATCAGAGCCGATTGTTTCTCGATTTGACGTACTGTGCATAGTCAAAGATGAAGTCGATCCTATGCAAGATCGTCATTTGGCAAAGTTTGTTGTAAATTCACATATTAAGCATCATCCAATGGATAGCTCAGAGAGAACGGAAAGGACGCAAGCACTAGTATTGGATCCTACCACACAAAGTTTGTGCATTCCACaagatcttttaaaaaaatatattgtttacgCTAAACAAAATGTGCATCCAAAACTGACCAGTATTGATCAGGACAAAGTGGCGAAATTGTACAGTCAATTGAGACAGGAAAGCTTGGTGAGTTAATAAAACtctaaaaaattcttaaaaaaagattaataaactAATGTTAAGCACGATtaaaggtaaaaaatatttcgatacaTTGCAGTGtcgttttatttcattgttaaCGTTTTAGGCAACTGGGAGTTTGCCGATCACTGTGCGCCACATAGAAAGCATTATTCGTATGGCAGAGGCTAGTGCCAAGATGCATTTAAGGGATCATGTTCAAGAGAGTGACATGAATCTAGCTATTAGGATAGTTCTCGACAGTTTTGTCGACACACAAAAGTACTCTGTTATGAAATCTATGCGtcaggtattttttttacttccgtTTATTCGTTTATCTTTTCAATCTcagtttatttttgctttcagTACTAAAAACTGTATATCTTATTACAGACATTCcagaaatatttaacatacaaGAAAGATCACAGTGaacttttatattacatattacgACAGATCACATTAGATACTCTGGCGTTTCAAAAAGCTTTGCACGGCGGACGTATCACTAGTGTTGAAATTTCAGAAAAGGATTTGTTGGAACGGGTAATgcaaataattacattaaattttatatacacggAAGTGAAACCTATTACATatataactattaatttaattgtgtactataaattaatttaatttatgttaaaatgaATTTGGGTTAAAAaacatctttatttttatcttggcTAATTAAAACTAGCTTACACAAGAATcttatgttatttaaatatttataagacaACTTTTACTTATCTTTTGATATCTtgtattaaagataaaaacgtCTCgctgatattaatattttataattgcagGCGAAACAAATTGATATACACAATT containing:
- the Mcm2 gene encoding DNA replication licensing factor Mcm2; translation: MSQPSSPIHSERHIDAMSQLTSPAPDIDEPFEDESDLLDGENNANNEEEEEGEELFGDNMEADYRPMSALDRYDPNVLDDEEYSELSQTERIAAETEMRKRDRAAGIIRDDRDLLYDETDEEDVQARKRRMAEKAATGVIEDVEMVESIENLEDTKGYSIKEWVMMLGPRTEISNRFKSFLRTHTNSKGQYMYKERIRRMCESNQSSFIVEFPILASKEHVLAYFLPEAPFQMFEIFDGVAKELVLTIFPSYERVTSEIHVRISELPLIEELRTFRKLHLNQLVRTLGVVTATTGVLPQLSVVKYDCTKCNYILGPFVQSQNTEVKPGSCPECQSIGPFTINMEQTIYRNYQKITIQESPGRIPAGRIPRSKDCILLSDLCDRCKPGDEIDVTAIYTNNYDGSLNTEQGFPVFSTVLLANHLFVKDSKEIVDSLTEEDISSILALSKDQRIADRIVASIAPSIYGHENIKRALALAIFGGEPKNPGNKHKVRGDINVLLCGDPGTAKSQFLKYVEKIAPRVIFTTGQGASAVGLTAYVRRSPISREWTLEAGALVLADHGICLIDEFDKMNDQDRTSIHEAMEQQSISISKAGIVTSLHARCAVIAASNPIGGRYDPSMTFAENVDLSEPIVSRFDVLCIVKDEVDPMQDRHLAKFVVNSHIKHHPMDSSERTERTQALVLDPTTQSLCIPQDLLKKYIVYAKQNVHPKLTSIDQDKVAKLYSQLRQESLATGSLPITVRHIESIIRMAEASAKMHLRDHVQESDMNLAIRIVLDSFVDTQKYSVMKSMRQTFQKYLTYKKDHSELLYYILRQITLDTLAFQKALHGGRITSVEISEKDLLERAKQIDIHNLHPFYESDIFKMNSFVYDSKRKVIVQTLLEDIED